In the Chryseobacterium sp. MYb264 genome, one interval contains:
- the ccsA gene encoding cytochrome c biogenesis protein, with amino-acid sequence MKKLQDILISTRTMAVLLLVYAFAMAYATFLENDYGTPTAKALIYEAKWFELIMLLLILNFIGNIGRYRLWKREKWPILVFHLAFVLIFVGGAITRYISFEGTMHIREGETSNEIVTDKNFFKIKIEEKGDALDYQDIPYMMSPLHKDFNATYDFRGKQIKIETKDYIQRKKDSLIADPNGAEYLHLVSTGNTGRQNIYIKPGETKSINGTLVTFNRAIDGAVEFRNDGGKLFIKTPVDATYMTMATQATGNTAKDEFQPLAMRSLYTINELKLVVPEGLKKGKLLAYEGDRKKDLNVPDMLKVEIQGPKTKQLVELSVEKGNPNGFKQITMDGLNIMLGFGPKVYNTPFALKLDDFVMETYPGSSSPSAYESHIKIIDEGKETPFKIYMNHVLNHKGYRFFQSSFDPDRMGTVLSVNHDYWGTLISYIGYTFLFGGMFFMFFWKGTHFWKLNKMLKDVNKKKTAAVVLLLLSFGLNAQKIETHGTTDGSREHIHVEGDGHTHDTNAETIRPQGAQPFGKMKVVSADEIIARNKISAEHADKFGHLLVQNFEGRIVPINTEALDVLRKLYKKDEFKGTDGKSLTADQWFLSVNTDTPSWTMVPMIKIGSKGGDALKQKTKANDDDYTSLMNLFPADKNGNLTYILEGDYNAAFRKKPSEQTNYDKEVIAVNERVQIFNEFFSGQFMRIVPVKNDANHTWHSWLDQKFEPDTESQQVMGPYFAEVLQAQQSGNWSKADTELAKLSEYQQKWGKAVVPAKSKVDLEVFMNKVNINFKLLIFYTIVGGLLLILGFVELFKKNKVLNKAIKVIIVLGIIGYAFHFLGLVARWYISGHAPWSNGYEAIIFISWVGITAGLILYRNSNALIPAAGFMVAVIMMGFAHGGSALDPQITPLVPVLKSYWLIVHVAIITSSYGFFALSMIIAVISLVFYIISNKETYKIHHDTTLKELVIVSEMSLTIGLFALTVGNFLGGIWANESWGRYWSWDPKETWAFISIMVYAFVLHMRLVPGLRSKWAFHVATMFAFCSMVMTYFGVNYYLSGLHSYAAGDPVPVPAWVYIGLASMALLSAVSFFKFKALNKK; translated from the coding sequence ATGAAGAAGCTCCAAGATATTCTTATCTCAACCAGGACAATGGCAGTGTTGTTGCTGGTTTACGCGTTCGCGATGGCTTATGCAACGTTCCTTGAAAATGATTATGGAACGCCTACAGCAAAAGCCTTAATTTATGAAGCAAAATGGTTTGAACTCATCATGCTGTTGCTCATTCTCAACTTTATCGGAAATATCGGAAGATATAGACTTTGGAAAAGAGAAAAATGGCCGATTTTGGTTTTCCACTTAGCATTTGTATTGATCTTCGTTGGAGGTGCTATCACAAGATACATCAGTTTTGAAGGAACAATGCATATTCGTGAAGGGGAAACATCCAACGAAATTGTGACCGACAAAAATTTCTTTAAAATTAAAATTGAAGAAAAAGGAGATGCCCTGGATTATCAGGATATTCCATATATGATGTCGCCGTTGCACAAAGATTTTAATGCCACTTACGATTTCCGCGGGAAACAAATCAAAATTGAAACTAAAGATTATATTCAGAGAAAAAAAGACAGCTTAATTGCTGATCCTAATGGTGCTGAATATCTTCATTTGGTATCCACAGGAAATACAGGAAGACAAAATATCTACATTAAACCGGGAGAAACCAAATCGATCAACGGAACTTTGGTGACGTTTAACAGAGCGATTGATGGCGCTGTTGAGTTTAGAAATGATGGTGGAAAATTATTCATCAAAACTCCTGTAGATGCAACGTATATGACGATGGCAACACAGGCAACGGGAAATACAGCGAAAGACGAATTTCAGCCGTTGGCTATGAGAAGCTTATATACAATTAATGAATTGAAATTAGTTGTACCTGAGGGACTTAAAAAAGGAAAGTTACTGGCTTATGAAGGCGACAGAAAAAAGGATCTGAACGTTCCTGATATGTTGAAAGTTGAAATTCAGGGTCCTAAAACAAAACAATTGGTTGAATTATCAGTTGAGAAAGGAAATCCAAATGGTTTCAAACAAATCACCATGGATGGTTTAAATATTATGTTAGGTTTCGGACCTAAAGTGTATAACACTCCTTTTGCACTTAAATTAGATGATTTCGTGATGGAAACCTATCCGGGAAGTTCATCGCCAAGTGCATATGAAAGTCATATTAAAATTATTGATGAAGGAAAGGAAACTCCTTTTAAAATTTATATGAACCACGTTTTGAATCATAAAGGATATCGCTTCTTTCAGTCTAGTTTCGATCCGGACAGAATGGGGACTGTACTTTCTGTAAACCACGATTATTGGGGAACATTGATTTCTTATATCGGATATACATTTTTATTCGGGGGAATGTTCTTTATGTTCTTCTGGAAAGGAACACATTTCTGGAAATTAAATAAAATGCTGAAAGATGTAAACAAAAAGAAAACAGCTGCTGTTGTTTTATTACTTTTAAGCTTCGGTTTAAATGCTCAGAAAATTGAAACCCACGGAACAACCGACGGAAGCAGGGAACATATTCATGTAGAAGGTGATGGTCATACGCATGATACGAACGCTGAAACCATTCGCCCTCAGGGGGCGCAGCCTTTCGGTAAAATGAAAGTGGTTTCTGCAGATGAAATTATTGCCAGAAACAAAATCAGCGCAGAACATGCCGATAAATTCGGACATCTTTTAGTGCAGAACTTTGAGGGAAGAATTGTTCCCATCAATACGGAAGCACTTGATGTATTAAGAAAACTGTATAAAAAAGATGAATTCAAAGGAACTGACGGCAAATCCCTTACTGCAGACCAGTGGTTTTTATCAGTAAATACAGATACGCCGAGTTGGACAATGGTTCCTATGATTAAAATAGGATCAAAAGGAGGTGATGCATTAAAGCAAAAAACAAAAGCTAATGATGATGATTATACATCATTAATGAATCTTTTTCCGGCAGATAAAAACGGAAACCTAACGTATATTCTTGAAGGTGATTATAATGCAGCTTTCCGTAAAAAACCGTCTGAACAAACGAATTATGATAAAGAAGTCATTGCTGTCAATGAAAGAGTTCAGATTTTTAATGAATTTTTCAGCGGACAGTTTATGAGAATCGTTCCTGTAAAAAATGATGCCAATCACACATGGCATTCCTGGCTGGATCAGAAATTCGAACCGGATACGGAATCTCAGCAGGTTATGGGACCTTATTTTGCTGAGGTTTTACAGGCTCAGCAATCCGGAAATTGGTCTAAGGCAGATACTGAATTAGCAAAGCTTTCAGAGTATCAGCAAAAATGGGGTAAAGCGGTTGTTCCTGCAAAATCTAAAGTAGATCTTGAGGTTTTCATGAATAAGGTTAATATCAATTTTAAGTTGTTGATCTTCTATACCATTGTTGGAGGTCTGCTTCTCATTCTCGGTTTTGTTGAATTATTTAAGAAAAATAAAGTTTTAAATAAAGCGATTAAAGTAATTATCGTACTTGGGATTATTGGCTATGCTTTCCATTTCTTAGGATTGGTGGCGAGATGGTATATTTCAGGTCACGCACCTTGGAGTAACGGTTACGAAGCTATTATCTTTATCTCTTGGGTAGGTATTACTGCTGGTTTAATTTTATATAGAAATTCAAACGCTTTGATTCCTGCAGCTGGATTTATGGTGGCGGTTATTATGATGGGATTTGCACACGGCGGTTCAGCGCTTGATCCGCAGATTACACCGCTTGTGCCTGTATTAAAATCATATTGGTTGATCGTTCACGTAGCGATTATTACTTCAAGTTATGGTTTCTTCGCCTTGTCGATGATCATCGCTGTAATTTCACTGGTATTCTATATTATTTCAAATAAAGAAACGTATAAAATTCACCATGATACCACATTGAAGGAATTAGTAATTGTCTCTGAAATGTCTTTAACGATTGGTTTGTTTGCGTTAACCGTAGGAAACTTCTTAGGAGGAATCTGGGCCAACGAATCCTGGGGAAGATATTGGAGCTGGGACCCGAAAGAAACCTGGGCATTCATCTCAATCATGGTGTACGCATTTGTATTACACATGAGATTGGTTCCGGGATTAAGAAGCAAATGGGCATTCCACGTAGCGACAATGTTTGCATTCTGTTCAATGGTAATGACGTATTTCGGAGTTAATTATTACCTAAGCGGATTACACTCTTATGCGGCAGGAGATCCGGTTCCGGTTCCGGCTTGGGTCTATATCGGATTGGCCTCAATGGCACTTTTATCAGCTGTTTCTTTCTTTAAATTTAAAGCGTTAAACAAGAAGTAA